Proteins found in one Sorghum bicolor cultivar BTx623 chromosome 1, Sorghum_bicolor_NCBIv3, whole genome shotgun sequence genomic segment:
- the LOC8059436 gene encoding probable mixed-linked glucan synthase 7, translating into MSTTYITKNNVYGTSDDKESRKDVKKSASVERLLLVRTTKLSTITIKLYRLMIIVRMGIFVMFFKWRISTALAMISSTGTDDKSTVLGMWMVSIAGELWFALMWVLDQLPKMQPVRRTVYVSALDESMLPAMDVFVTTADTEKEPPLVTVNTILSILAADYPAEKLTCYVSDDGGAQITRDTVAEAARFAGLWVPFCRKHAVEPRNPEAYFSPGAAASNGVVKARRGDYKGRAWPELARDRRRVRREYEELRLRIDALQAGDLRRQQRSTSSLADGSCWRRGTAEDHAGAVELVLDTPGSTPELGAISAVGGVGNHLDLSTVDVRVPALVYMCREKRRGRVHHGKAGAMNALLRASAVLSNAPFLLNLDCDHYVNNSQALRAGVCHLLDGEEGSDVAFVQFPQRFDGVDPADRYANHNRVFFDCTELGLDGLQGPIYVGTGCIFRRAALYGVEPPLWRPHGDDAGKGTEADKLAVSTPFLRSVHAVLMNQPESEAEQWNTVVSISPPASSSFDAAAVVEATALVSCGYEDGTAWGRDIGWMYGSVTEDVATSFCMHRRGWRSAYCATAPDAFRGTAPINLTDRLYQVLRWAAGSLEILFSRNNALLAGGGRLHPLQRLAYLNTTVYPFTSIFLIAYCGLFPAIQLVTGTGTGKDAATTGGGAFFSIIIRPPSATYIAFVAALMLTLAMVAVLEARWSGIALVDWWRNQQFWMVSATSAYLAAAVQVALKVAAGKEISFKLTSKQRATASNGAASVKDRFAELYAVRWTVLMVPTAMVLAVNLTSMVAAMMEGGSWRDAGPMEVFALAFNAYVVVHLYPFALGLMGRWSNTLSPVLVAFFTVRLLCFVLYVRIL; encoded by the exons atgtcgacgacatataTAACCAAGAACAATGTCTATGGCACCTCTGATGACAAGGAATCGAGGAAAGATGTGAAGAAGTCGGCTAGTGTCGAGAGATTGTTGCTTGTCCGGACCACAAAACTTTCTACAATTACCATCAAGCTATACag GCTCATGATAATCGTCCGGATGGGCATCTTCGTGATGTTCTTCAAGTGGCGAATCAGCACTGCTCTTGCCATGATTAGCTCCACAGGCACCGATGACAAAAGTACAGTTCTTGGCATGTGGATGGTGTCCATCGCCGGGGAGCTCTGGTTTGCCCTGATGTGGGTGCTGGACCAGCTGCCCAAGATGCAGCCTGTCCGGCGCACCGTCTACGTCAGTGCACTCGATGAGTCGATGCTTCCGGCCATGGATGTATTCGTGACCACCGCCGACACCGAGAAGGAGCCGCCGCTGGTGACCGTGAACACCATCCTCTCCATCCTCGCGGCGGACTACCCCGCCGAAAAGCTCACTTGCTACGTCTCCGACGACGGTGGCGCTCAGATCACGCGCGACACGGTCGCCGAGGCTGCCCGGTTCGCTGGACTGTGGGTGCCGTTCTGCCGGAAGCACGCGGTGGAGCCGAGGAACCCAGAGGCCTACTTCAgccccggcgccgccgccagtAATGGCGTCGTCAAGGCGAGGAGGGGTGACTATAAGGGAAGGGCGTGGCCGGAGCTGGCAAGGGACCGGCGGCGCGTGCGCCGGGAGTACGAAGAGCTGCGGCTGCGGATCGACGCTCTGCAAGCCGGAGACTTGCGGCGCCAGCAGCGGTCGACGTCGTCGCTGGCCGATGGAAGCTGCTGGCGGCGTGGCACCGCGGAAGATCATGCCGGAGCTGTCGAATTGGTACTCGATACTCCCGGCAGCACACCAGAACTTGGTGCCATCAGCGCCGTCGGTGGTGTCGGCAATCATCTGGACCTCAGCACCGTCGACGTGCGGGTTCCAGCGCTCGTGTACATGTGCCGGGAGAAGCGCCGCGGCCGCGTGCACCACGGCAAGGCCGGCGCCATGAACGCGCTGCTCCGTGCCTCGGCCGTGCTCTCCAACGCGCCCTTCCTCCTCAACCTTGACTGCGACCACTACGTGAACAACTCGCAGGCTCTCCGCGCCGGCGTCTGCCACCTGCTCGACGGCGAGGAGGGCAGCGACGTGGCGTTCGTCCAGTTCCCGCAGCGCTTCGACGGCGTCGACCCCGCCGACCGGTACGCCAACCACAACCGCGTCTTCTTCGACTGCACTGAACTCGGTCTCGACGGCCTTCAGGGACCCATCTACGTCGGAACCGGCTGCATCTTTCGCCGGGCGGCGCTATACGGCGTCGAACCGCCGCTCTGGAGACCACACGGCGACGACGCTGGCAAGGGCACTGAAGCCGACAAGTTGGCCGTGTCGACGCCGTTCCTTCGCTCGGTTCATGCGGTCCTGATGAACCAGCCGGAGTCGGAGGCGGAGCAATGGAACACGGTCGTTAGTATTTCACCACCAGCGTCCTCGTCGTTCGATGCGGCTGCCGTCGTCGAGGCAACGGCGCTCGTCTCGTGCGGCTACGAGGACGGGACGGCGTGGGGCCGTGACATCGGCTGGATGTACGGCAGCGTGACAGAGGACGTGGCCACGAGCTTCTGCATGCACCGGCGAGGGTGGCGCTCCGCCTACTGCGCCACCGCGCCGGACGCGTTCCGCGGCACGGCGCCCATCAACCTCACAGACCGGCTGTACCAGGTGCTCCGGTGGGCGGCGGGCTCCCTGGAGATACTCTTCTCCCGCAACAACGCCctcctcgccggcggcggccggctGCACCCGCTGCAGCGCCTGGCGTACCTCAACACCACGGTGTACCCGTTCACCTCCATCTTTCTCATAGCCTACTGCGGCCTCTTCCCGGCGATCCAGCTCGTGACCGGGACCGGGACCGGGAAGGACGCCGCcaccaccggcggcggcgccttCTTCTCAATAATCATCAGGCCGCCGTCTGCCACGTACATCGCCTTTGTGGCGGCTCTGATGCTGACGCTCGCGATGGTGGCCGTCCTGGAGGCGAGGTGGTCCGGCATAGCGTTGGTCGACTGGTGGCGGAACCAGCAGTTCTGGATGGTGTCTGCGACGAGCGCATacctggcggcggcggtgcagGTGGCGCTCAAGGTCGCGGCCGGGAAGGAGATATCGTTCAAGTTGACGTCCAAGCAGCGTGCGACGGCGAGCAATGGTGCGGCCAGTGTGAAAGACAGGTTCGCTGAGCTCTACGCCGTGAGGTGGACGGTGCTGATGGTCCCGACGGCCATGGTGCTAGCGGTGAACCTGACGTCCATGGTTGCAGCGATGATGGAAGGGGGGTCGTGGAGGGATGCCGGCCCAATGGAGGTGTTCGCTTTGGCGTTCAACGCGTACGTGGTGGTGCATCTCTACCCCTTCGCCCTGGGGCTCATGGGTCGCTGGAGCAACACGTTGAGCCCCGTGCTTGTCGCATTCTTCACCGTTCGATTACTTTGCTTCGTCCTCTATGTACGCATACTTTAA
- the LOC8059437 gene encoding protein trichome birefringence-like 19, which produces MRSLLHTTNNTKQQRCSSRCFIVSLLLVLAGLVAWDVYLSLPNRRNLLPFPPKPLLSRRPSTRQRGGGDDDGSCDIFRGEWVPDPDAPYYTNDTCKVIHEHYDCIRYGKPDLGFVNWRWRPDGCDLPRFNPWRFLHMMRGKSLAFVGDSLGRNQKDSLICLLTRAAEPTTTTWLSSKHTVYYYGDYNFTLSHFWAPYLVRHEQIDEDGPAHTGLWNLYLDEPDDVWAAHVAELDYVVVSASSWFYRPSMLYEAGRLVGCHYCKLPNVTDLTLRYALRMATRTALRALSGGGAAADDGGRRFFRGTALLRTVDPSQYEGGEWNGDGDCVRTAPYGRGEKSVEGFERDFRALQVEELASAAKAATDSGGKVRMLLMDTTEAMVLRADAHPSKYRGWTPEKHFTLHNDCVHWCLPGAIDTWNDMLLHMLK; this is translated from the exons ATGAGGTCTCTTCTCCACACCACCAATAACACCAAGCAGCAGCGCTGCAGCAGCAGATGCTTCATCGTGTCCCTTCTCCTGGTCCTGGCAGGTCTCGTAGCTTGGGACGTGTATCTCAGCCTCCCAAACCGACGGAACCTTCTTCCATTCCCCCCCAAGCCGCTGCTGTCTCGCAGACCCAGCACCAGACAGCGAGGAGGCGGTGACGACGACGGCAGCTGTGACATTTTCAGGGGCGAGTGGGTGCCGGACCCGGACGCACCCTACTACACCAACGACACCTGCAAGGTGATCCACGAGCACTACGACTGCATCAGGTACGGCAAGCCCGACCTGGGCTTCGTCAACTGGCGGTGGCGCCCTGACGGCTGCGACCTGCCCCGCTTCAACCCATGGCGCTTCCTCCACATGATGAGGGGCAAGTCCCTTGCCTTCGTCGGCGACTCCCTCGGCAGGAACCAAAAGGACTCCCTCATCTGCCTCTTGACAAGA GCCGCGGAGCCTACGACAACGACCTGGCTTAGCAGCAAGCACACCGTGTACTACTACGGCGACTACAACTTCACCTTGTCCCACTTCTGGGCGCCATACCTTGTCCGGCACGAGCAGATCGACGAGGACGGGCCAGCGCACACGGGCCTCTGGAACCTCTACCTCGACGAGCCGGACGACGTGTGGGCGGCGCACGTCGCGGAGTTGGACTACGTCGTGGTGTCGGCGTCGAGCTGGTTCTACCGCCCGTCCATGCTGTACGAGGCAGGGCGGCTCGTCGGCTGCCACTACTGCAAGCTGCCCAACGTGACGGACCTCACGCTGCGCTACGCGCTGCGCATGGCCACGCGAACCGCGCTGCGGGCGCtgtccggcggcggcgccgccgccgacgacggcgGCCGCCGGTTCTTCCGCGGCACGGCGCTGCTGCGCACCGTGGACCCGTCGCAGTACGAGGGCGGGGAGTGGAACGGGGATGGCGACTGCGTCCGGACGGCGCCGTACGGGCGTGGCGAGAAGAGTGTCGAGGGCTTCGAGCGTGATTTCCGCGCGCTGCAGGTGGAGGAGTTGGCGTCGGCGGCGAAGGCGGCGACGGACAGTGGCGGCAAGGTGAGGATGCTGCTGATGGACACGACGGAAGCCATGGTGCTGCGTGCGGACGCGCACCCGAGCAAGTACCGGGGATGGACGCCGGAGAAGCACTTCACCCTGCACAACGACTGCGTGCACTGGTGCCTGCCCGGGGCCATTGATACTTGGAACGACATGCTGCTCCATATGTTGAAATAG